In one Paramisgurnus dabryanus chromosome 21, PD_genome_1.1, whole genome shotgun sequence genomic region, the following are encoded:
- the egr4 gene encoding early growth response protein 4, which yields MLNTVDFSALDLLCAQTAAMEGQSSVQIQPDAACGLVKPKVEPMDAGFPECSNDGLPPSPLTYTGSFYTETGPCSADALLNLLTEIVGISTAPISELNTENFCSGNSRGSALTRQESLLSTGSSLGSPEPFCNDSSDELMDSSVAQQSYPVTVKSEFGSSCNGCDIFDCFTAPGSSQTYEPSDLDDIIDLLSPLGPETDSILDTWIKQEPLDEASQLIYSPNLQIPVAAPASLETGLYRTVSFPNAFGLGCTTTALADALDSIFAANTLAQRSRAHASKAGRSRKGAAREKPFSCPMENCDRRFSRSDELNRHVRIHTGHKPFQCRVCLRCFSRSDHLTTHMRTHTGEKPFSCDVCGRRFARSDERKRHGRVHIKQRERMQQKTELLAACGFTLPGLV from the exons ATGCTGAACACAGTGGACTTCAGCGCTCTGGATCTCCTCTGCGCTCAAACTGCTGCTATGGAGGGACAATCTAGCGTTCAGATTCAGCCAGATGCTG CTTGCGGGTTGGTGAAGCCCAAAGTGGAACCAATGGATGCTGGTTTTCCAGAGTGCTCGAACGACGGCCTCCCACCATCTCCACTGACATACACAGGCAGTTTCTACACCGAGACAGGGCCGTGCAGCGCAGACGCCCTGCTCAACTTGCTTACAGAAATCGTCGGAATCTCCACGGCACCCATTTCCGAGCTAAACACTGAAAACTTCTGCAGTGGAAACTCTCGTGGAAGCGCACTGACACGTCAGGAGTCGTTATTATCCACAGGAAGCTCTTTGGGTTCCCCTGAACCTTTCTGCAATGATTCCTCAGATGAACTAATGGACAGCTCCGTTGCGCAGCAGAGTTACCCCGTGACTGTTAAGAGTGAGTTTGGGAGCAGTTGTAACGGCTGTGATATTTTCGACTGCTTCACTGCTCCCGGTAGCTCTCAAACTTACGAACCCTCAGACCTGGACGACATCATTGATTTGTTGTCTCCACTGGGTCCCGAGACAGACTCTATTTTGGACACTTGGATCAAGCAGGAACCCTTAGATGAAGCAAGTCAACTAATCTACTCCCCCAACCTCCAGATTCCCGTTGCAGCACCCGCCTCCCTGGAAACCGGCCTCTACAGAACCGTTTCATTTCCCAACGCGTTTGGGCTCGGTTGCACTACCACAGCGTTGGCCGACGCTTTGGACTCTATTTTCGCCGCCAACACGCTAGCTCAGAGGAGCCGAGCGCACGCAAGTAAAGCCGGGCGATCCAGGAAGGGCGCGGCCCGCGAGAAGCCCTTCTCGTGCCCGATGGAGAACTGCGACCGCCGCTTCTCTCGTTCCGACGAGCTTAACCGCCACGTCCGCATCCACACCGGCCACAAGCCCTTCCAGTGCCGCGTCTGCCTGCGCTGCTTCAGCCGCAGCGATCACCTCACAACGCACATGCGCACCCACACAGGAGAGAAGCCGTTTTCTTGTGATGTTTGCGGGCGTCGCTTTGCGCGCAGCGACGAGAGGAAGAGGCACGGACGCGTGCATATTAAACAACGCGAACGAATGCAGCAGAAGACAGAGCTCCTGGCTGCGTGTGGGTTTACTCTGCCCGGACTTGTGTGA